One Coleofasciculus chthonoplastes PCC 7420 DNA window includes the following coding sequences:
- a CDS encoding chlorophyll a/b-binding protein — MTSQTPTPEESTTETPNQPEPAFGWTPYAEQINGRFAMIAFVALLLIELITGKGLFGWLGLI; from the coding sequence ATGACATCTCAAACACCCACCCCAGAAGAATCGACAACAGAAACCCCCAACCAACCCGAACCCGCTTTTGGGTGGACACCTTACGCCGAACAAATCAACGGACGGTTTGCCATGATCGCATTTGTGGCTTTATTGCTGATCGAGTTGATTACAGGTAAAGGTTTATTCGGCTGGTTGGGTTTGATTTAG
- a CDS encoding succinate dehydrogenase/fumarate reductase iron-sulfur subunit, with product MQVAFKIIRQTQNTSPTIETYKLDVEEGNTILECLNRIKWEQDGTLAFRKNCRNTICGSCAMRINGRSALACKENVGNELAQIPEHHRPEIPEITIAPLGNLPVIKDLVVDMRSFWDNLEAVEPYVSTAGRTIPEREFLQSPQERSRLDQNGNCIMCGACYSECNAREVDPTFVGPHALAKAQRLVADSRDTAIESRLENYNQGTKGVWGCTRCLMCNAVCPMDVAPMDQIGKIKQEILTRKDKQASRSIRHRKVLIDLVKQGGWVDERKFGIQVVANFFRDIKGMLSLSPLGLRMLARGKFPLGFDASEDTAQVRSLIESVQTLKSETPEEEILPKS from the coding sequence ATGCAAGTTGCCTTTAAAATCATTCGACAGACTCAAAATACCTCCCCCACTATCGAGACTTACAAGTTAGATGTGGAGGAAGGAAACACGATTCTGGAGTGCCTGAATCGGATTAAGTGGGAGCAGGATGGAACCTTAGCGTTTCGCAAGAATTGTCGCAACACAATCTGTGGTAGCTGTGCGATGCGGATCAATGGTCGCTCCGCACTGGCTTGTAAAGAAAATGTGGGCAATGAATTGGCGCAGATTCCTGAGCATCATCGTCCAGAGATTCCGGAAATCACAATTGCCCCCCTAGGTAATTTGCCCGTGATTAAGGATTTAGTCGTGGATATGCGGAGCTTTTGGGACAACTTAGAAGCGGTTGAACCCTACGTTAGCACAGCCGGACGAACCATTCCAGAACGGGAATTTTTACAAAGTCCCCAAGAGCGATCGCGCCTGGATCAGAATGGTAATTGTATCATGTGTGGCGCTTGTTATTCAGAATGTAATGCTCGCGAGGTTGATCCCACATTTGTTGGTCCTCACGCCCTCGCCAAAGCCCAACGTCTAGTCGCCGATTCTCGCGATACCGCCATAGAAAGTCGCCTGGAAAACTACAATCAAGGCACTAAGGGGGTGTGGGGATGTACCCGCTGTTTAATGTGTAACGCCGTTTGCCCAATGGATGTCGCCCCCATGGATCAAATCGGTAAAATTAAACAAGAAATTCTGACTCGCAAAGACAAGCAAGCCAGCCGCTCAATCCGCCATCGCAAAGTCTTAATTGATTTGGTCAAACAAGGAGGTTGGGTTGATGAGCGCAAATTTGGTATCCAAGTGGTGGCGAACTTCTTCCGAGATATTAAAGGAATGCTCAGTTTAAGTCCCCTCGGATTACGGATGCTCGCCCGTGGTAAATTCCCCCTAGGATTTGACGCCTCCGAAGACACCGCCCAAGTGCGATCGCTGATTGAATCCGTCCAAACCTTGAAATCTGAGACACCAGAGGAAGAAATTTTACCAAAATCATGA